One Nerophis ophidion isolate RoL-2023_Sa linkage group LG06, RoL_Noph_v1.0, whole genome shotgun sequence genomic region harbors:
- the LOC133555051 gene encoding rho-related GTP-binding protein RhoA-C-like has product MAAIRKKLVIVGDGACGKTCLLIVFSKDQFPEVYVPTVFENYVADIEVDGKQVELALWDTAGQEDYDRLRPLSYPDTDVILMCFSVDSPDSLENIPEKWTPEVKHFCPNVPIILVGNKKDLRNDEHTRRELAKMKQEPVRFDDGKEMSSRINAQGYQECSAKTKDGVREVFEMATRAALQAKKRSKKSSCLLL; this is encoded by the exons ATGGCTGCAATTAGGAAAAAGTTGGTCATCGTGGGAGATGGTGCATGTGGGAAGACTTGTCTGCTCATCGTCTTCAGTAAGGACCAGTTTCCAGAGGTTTACGTCCCCACTGTGTTCGAGAACTATGTGGCAGACATTGAAGTTGATGGCAAACAG GTCGAACTCGCACTTTGGGATACAGCGGGTCAAGAAGACTACGACAGACTGAGGCCTCTCTCCTATCCTGACACAGATGTTATTCTCATGTGTTTCTCAGTAGACAGCCCTGACAGTTTAG AGAACATTCCAGAAAAGTGGACGCCTGAAGTGAAACACTTCTGTCCAAATGTTCCAATCATACTGGTGGGTAATAAAAAAGACCTGCGTAACGATGAGCACACCAGACGGGAGCTTGCCAAAATGAAACAG GAACCCGTAAGATTTGACGATGGCAAAGAAATGTCAAGCCGCATCAATGCCCAAGGCTATCAGGAATGCTCTGCCAAAACCAAAGATGGTGTACGAGAAGTCTTTGAAATGGCAACTCGAGCAGCGTTGCAGGCCAAAAAACGTAGCAAGAAGTCCTCCTGCCTTCTGCTATAG